One genomic segment of Rivularia sp. PCC 7116 includes these proteins:
- a CDS encoding GNAT family N-acetyltransferase, with protein sequence MSLSISQVTVSQIPALHQILVECGLDLQKRCNLCYWVPPYPLEKMLKDARNMDLYAIKLDSELIGTFTIETKMPSGYLKYGNINWQNPGLSAFYMHRLAVLPLFQAKGIGTWCLQQIENLAINRNYSAVRLDAVKTNQKLLKFYEKSGYKKVGEIIFNPEDKYEDAFVFEKVVA encoded by the coding sequence ATGAGCCTCTCGATTTCACAAGTTACAGTTTCACAGATTCCTGCTCTACACCAAATATTAGTCGAGTGCGGTTTAGATTTACAGAAAAGATGCAATCTTTGTTATTGGGTTCCACCTTACCCGCTAGAAAAAATGCTAAAAGATGCTAGAAATATGGATCTTTATGCAATCAAGTTGGATTCTGAGCTAATTGGTACTTTTACAATTGAGACGAAAATGCCGTCTGGTTATCTCAAATACGGTAATATAAACTGGCAAAATCCAGGTTTATCAGCCTTTTATATGCATAGATTAGCAGTATTGCCGTTATTTCAAGCAAAAGGAATCGGTACTTGGTGTTTGCAACAAATTGAAAATCTAGCAATAAATCGTAATTATTCTGCGGTAAGACTTGATGCAGTTAAGACAAATCAAAAATTATTGAAGTTTTATGAAAAATCTGGTTACAAGAAAGTCGGTGAAATAATTTTTAACCCAGAAGATAAATACGAAGATGCTTTCGTCTTTGAGAAAGTAGTCGCTTAA